From Streptomyces sp. SAI-135:
GTGCCGAGGGCGATCGCCGAGTCCTCGGGGCCGGTCTGCGGGAGGGCGGCGCCGGAGTCACTGCCGCTGTCGCTCCGGGCGCCACCGCCCGAGGAGCCCGAGGCGGCGGTGACGTCGAGGGTCAGCGAGGCGCCGGGGCTGTTGGTCGGCGTGCACGTGGTCGTCGTACCGAGCGCCTTGATGGTGAGGACGCCCGCGGTGAAGGTGACCTTGCCGGACTTCTTCGGGGTGTACGTCCCGGTCAGGTCGTTGATCTTGATGGGGGTGTTGGCGGGGACGACCGCCTGGTTGGCGGGGCCGGTCACGTTCATCGTCCCGGTGTCCGCACCGCCCAGCCTGATGGTGGCGCTCGGGTTCATCGCGCCCTTGCCGAGGTCGACCGGGCTGGAGGAGACGCCCTTCTGCCAGGACATGGTGATCCGGTAGCCGCTGCCGCTCTTGACGCCCTTGATGTCGATGGGCGAGACGGCGCTCTTGTCACCGATGGGCGTCTTGCACTGGTAGTTGACGTTCACGACCTCGGCGCGGGCAGCGGGGGCGGCCATGAGCACCGCCGAGCCGGCCAGAGCCGCGACGGACGCGAGCGCGGCGGTTCGTTTCGGGTACGACACGGTTCCGCTCCCCTTACTCGTTCCTGACGGCACATCAGATCGGCCGTCAAGGTACGCCGGGGCACCGGAGGAAGGAAGAGAAAGTAAGTGTCGGAACTGTGGGGACACCCGGGATCACCCGGGGCCCGACCGCGGAAGGGCGCGGGGAGGGCGGCGGGCGGATACCGAGGGGTGCGTGCCGGGCGGGGGGGGGGGGGGGCGGGGCCGACGCCGATCAGGGGCTCGCACAGCTGCCGACAGTCACCGGGCGAACGTCGAGCAGGGGCTCGCAGAGATGCCGACGCTCGCCGGGCGGACGCCGAGCAGGGGGCTCGCACGGATGCCGACAGTCACCGGGCGGACGCCGAACAGGGCTCGCACAGATGCCGCCAGTCGCCGACCGGATGTCGAGCCGGGGCTCGGGGCCATCCCTGCGATTGCCGGGCGGACGCGACCAGCAGCTCGCACGGATGCCGACAGTCACCGGGCGGACGCCGAACAGGGGGCTCGCACAGCTGCCGCCGGTCACCGGGCGGACGCCGAGCAGGGGCTCGGGCCGATCCCGGCGATTGCCGGGCGGATGCCGAGCCGGGGCGCGGGTCGACGCCGAGCAGGCGCTCGGGCGGGCGGCCGGCGCTAGGCGGGTGCGCCCAGTTCCGCCCACACGGTCTTGCCGGCCGTGCCGGGCGCCCTGACGACTCCCCAGTCCAGGCAGAGCCGCTGCACGATGAACATGCCGTGTCCGCCGGGCCGTCCCGCCCGGTGCGGGGTGCGCGGCGCCGGCTGCCCGGCCCCGCGGTCCGAGACCTCGACCCGGATCACCTTGTTGTCGCAGGAGATCCCCAGCTGGTCCGGGCCCTCCGCATGGAGGCACGCGTTCGTCACCAGCTCGGAGACGACCAGCAGCACGTCCTCCGTGACGGCACGCCGGTCCGCGGACGCCGCCGGCAGCCACCCCCACGCGTGCAACGCCTGACGGGTGAAGTCACGCGCGAGCGGGACGACCCCGCTCTCCCCCTCGAAGCTCAGCCGACGGACCCGCCGTCCCGTCGACACCTCGGCTTCGCCGCCAGGCTCCACGCTGGGCTCCGGGTCACGGTCGCCCGGCGAGTAGGGCCGGGTGGTGCTCATCAGCGCTTCACCTCACCGATTCACCGGTTCACGATTCAAAACGTCACTGCATGGTCGCTCACCGAACAGTCAGTACGGATGTCTCCTGCCCGAGCGGACCGGTAGAACACCCCTCCATTCGGGACGTATGTCCGCAACGAGAGGTGCGACACCCGGTGGACACCGGCCCACGGGGACGAACGGGACACGAAGGAGGCCACTGGGACCGTCACCCGCCCGCCGCCTCAGTCGCCGGACTCGCCGGACTCACCGGCCAATGCCTCTTCCAGCGTGGCGTGCACACTGAAGACCGCATCGGCCCCCGTGATCTCGAAGACCCGCGCCACGACGGGCAGCATCCCCGCGAGATGTACGCCACCCCCCGCCGCCTCGGCCTTCAGCCGTGCCCCCAGCAGCACATTCAGTCCGGTGGAGTCACAGAACTCCAGCCGTGTGCAGTCGACGACAAGCCGGCTCTTCCCCTTGGCGAGGCACTCCTCGAGTGGCTCACGCAACAAATCGGCCGTGTGGTGATCCAACTCACCTGCTGGAGTCACAACGGCACTGGAGCCCTCTTGCCGCACCTCAACCAGAAGCCGGCCAGACTGTGCGCTGCCGACCGTCCCGCGGTCCATGCCGTCTCTCTCTCCCGACGTCGTGGCTGCTGATGACGCCCTCGAACACTACGCCTTCTCCACACCCTCCGACACCCGAACAATCACCCACAAACGGACATAACCGCACAGAACACACTTGCGGTCGTGTCGGGAAACCGGGTAGGGCTAGTAGAGACACGAACTCGACACGGCCGGCTTTGGAGGCGCCGCACACCGCAGTGCACGAACTGGCTTCGGCAGCCATATGCCGAGAACGATGGAGGACATCATGTCACCCCGGCTCGACGCCTCGCATACCCATCAGGCGACGTCGACATCCCCCCCGGAACATCTGGATCCCATCGAGCAGGACAGCGAAGGCGATGTGCTCGCCGGGCTTCCGGACATCCCGCCCTTCGAAGAGGTGGGGGCGGTCGACGCACGAGCGCTCTCCAAGACCCTCTTCGCGCGGCTGGAGTCGCTGGAGGAGGGCACGCACGAGTACTCGTACGTCCGCAACACGCTCGTCGAACTGAATCTCGCTCTGGTCAAGTTCGCCGCCTCCCGTTTCCGCTCCCGCAGTGAGCCGATGGAGGACATCATCCAGGTCGGCACCATCGGCCTGATCAAGGCGATCGACCGCTTCGAACTCAGCAGGGGTGTGGAGTTCCCCACCTTCGCGATGCCAACCATCGTGGGTGAGATCAAGCGCTTCTTCCGCGACACGTCCTGGTCGGTGCGGGTGCCGCGCCGCCTCCAGGAGCTCCGGCTCGACCTGGCCAAGGCCGGCGACGAACTGGCTCAGAAGCTCGACCGCGCCCCCACCGTGGGCGAGCTCGCCGAACGTCTCGGGCTGTCGAAGGAGGAGGTCGTCGAAGGCATGGCGGCGTCCAACGCCTACACCGCCTCCTCGCTGGACGCCCAGCCGGAGGAGGACGACTCCGAGGGCGCCCTGGCCGACCGGATCGGTTACGAGGACCACGGGCTCGAGGGCATCGAGTACGTGGAGTCCCTGAAGCCGCTGATCGCCGCGCTCCCCTCCCGGGACCGCCAGATCCTCTCGCTGCGCTTCGTCGCGGGCATGACCCAGTCGGAGATCGGTGAAGAGCTCGGGATCTCGCAGATGCACGTCTCGCGGCTGCTGTCGCGGACTCTCGTACGGCTGCGCAAGGGCCTGACCGTCGAGGAGTGACGCGTCGGCACCACTGACCTGCGCGTGTGCCCGGTGTCCGCAGGGACACCGGGCACCGTGCGTCCGCGGCCCCTCCCGACCGGTCCCCTGATCATCCTGTGGTTACCCGGCGAAACCCTTTCCCCAGGGGTTCGCTTCCCTCACTATGGTCCCCCACAGACTGGCCGGTACGTCAGGAGGAGGGTGCGCATGACTCGCCCCGACGGGGCGTCCGACGCCCGGCTCACGGAGCTGCTGCGCGCCGACACGGCCACGGCGTACGCGGCCCTGATGGAACTCCGCGCCCGCCACCGGCCCTCCGTGCTGGCCTACGCCCGCCTCTGCACGGCCGGCGAGTCCGCGGCCCGGCAACTGGCCGCGCAGACCTTCACCCTCGCCGCCCGGGAGACGGCCCGCGGGGTCGACCCCGGCGTCCCGTGGCGCCTGAGCCTCCTGCTGCTGACGGCCCGGTCGGCGGCGGCGTGGGCCGGGGACGACCGGGCGGCGGGCCTGGACCCGAGCGTCCTGCTGCTCCTGAACACGGCGGGCCCCGACGGCCCGGTGCCGCCCATGCTCGCCGCCTTCACGTCCCTGCCCGCCCGCACCCAGGGCCTCGTCTGGTACGGCCTGGTGGAGGGCGAACCGGAGTCCCGCACCGCCGGCCATCTGGGCCTCACCCGCGAGGACGTCGTCTACGGCACGGAGGGCGCCCTGCACTCTCTGGCCCGGGCGTGCCTGACACTGCGCCTCGCCTCCTCGGACGACCCGCACTGCGTGGACTTCCGCCGTCTCATCGAGGAGTCCGTACGACCGGACAGCCCCCGCACCAGCACCGACCTGCACGCCCACATGGCCCACTGCCCGCACTGCGCGGCCGCCCACGAGGAACAGTGCGCCCTGCGCGACACCCCGCGCGCGGCGCTCGCGGAGGGGCTGCTGCCGTGGGGCGGGACGGCCTACGCGGGCCGGAGCGGGGCCGAGCAGGAGGACCGCCCCCGGGCAGCGTCCCGGGCGGGGTCCCGTACGCCGCCCGGCACGTGGCCGCGACCGCGCCGGCTGGTCCTGGCCTCGGCGGCACTGGGGGTGGCTCTGGCGCCGCTGCTGCTGTTCCTGGTCTCGCAGGAGGGTGAGCCGCCGACGGGCGCGTCGGCCTCCTCCTCCGCCCCGGTCTCGGCCGGCGGCGCGCTGCCGACCCTGCCGCCGGTGACGGTGACCGCGACCGTCTCCCCCTCGCCCTCACCCTCGCCCTCCGCGTCGGTCACGAGCAGGCAGCCCTCGCCGTCCCCGACGAAGAGTTCGGCGCCGCCCCGGAAGACGGCTCCGCCCTTCCGCCCGCCGGGCGGCTCCTACGCCCAGGTGGTCAACGTCTCCACGGCCCGCTGCCTGGACGTCTCCAGCGACTTCGCCGAGGGCACGGACGTCGTCACGGCCCCCTGCACCTCGGCCGCCTCCCAGCGCTGGCGGGTCGACACCGGCCGCGGTGTCCTCCAGTCCGCCGCCGACCCCGACTTCTGCCTCGACAGCCGCGGCGACGTCGACAAGGGCCTCGGCATCTGGTCCTGCGACTCGGTCGAGGGCCGCAACGGCGACAACCTGCGCTTCACGGTCGACCCCGACGGAGTGATCCGCCCGGCGATCGCCATCGCGACGGGGGTGACTCCCGCAGGCGGGGACGCCGTCTCGCTGGAGCCGCTGACCGGGGGCGGTGAGCAGCGGTGGCGGGCCGGGGCCTCCTGAGGCTCAGACGACCCGGACGCCGCGTCGCCACACGCCGCTGACCAGCGGTACCCCGGGCCGGTAGGCCAGGTGCACATGGCTGGGGGCGTCCAGCAGGATCAGGTCGGCGCGGGACCCGGGCGTCAGCCGGCCGATGTCGTCGCGGCGGAGGGCGGCCGCGCCCCCCGCGGTGGCCGCCCAGACCGCCTCGTCCGGGGTCATCCGCATGTCGCGGACCGCGAGGGCGATGCAGAAGGGGACCGAGGAGGTGTAGGAGGAGCCCGGGTTGCAGTCCGTGGACAGGGCGACGGTGACACCTGCGTCCAGGAGACGGCGGGCGTCGGGCCACTCGGCGCGGGTGGAGAACTCCGCGCCGGGCAGGAGAGTGGCGACCGTGCGGCTGTTCGCCAGCGCGTCCACGTCGTCGTCGGTGAGATGGGTGCAGTGGTCGGCGCTGGCCGCGTCCAGCTCGACGGCCAGCCGCACTCCGGGGCCGTGGGTGAGCTGGTTGGCGTGGACGCGGGGGTGCAGGCCCTTCGCCTGGCCCGCGGTCAGGATCGCGCGGGCCTGGTCGCCGTCGAAGGCGCCCTTCTCGCAGAAGACGTCGATCCAACGGGCGTACGGGGCACAGGCGTCGAGCATCTCGCCGGTGACGAGCGAGACGTAGGCGGCCGGGTCGTCGGCGTAGTCGGGCGAGACGATGTGGGCGCCCAGGTAGGTGACCTCGTCGGTGTGGGCGGCGGCGATGCGCAGCGCCCTCGCCTCGTCCTCGACGGTCAGGCCGTAGCCGGACTTGGTCTCGAAGGTCGTGGTGCCCTGGCGCAGGGCCTCGGCGAGGTGGCGGGTGAGGTTGCGTTCGAGGTCCTCGTCGCTCGCCGCCCGCGTCGCGGCGACGGTCGTGCGGATGCCGCCCGCGCTGTAGGGGCGGCCGGACATGCGGGCGTTGAACTCCTGGGTGCGGTCGCCCGCGAAGACGAGGTGGCTGTGGGAGTCGACGAAGCCGGGCAGGACCGCCCGGCCGCCCGCGTCGACCCGATTGTCAGTGGCGGGTGCTTTGCTTTGATCACCGGTCCACACGACGCGGTCGCCCTCGATGGCGACGGCCGCGTCCTGGATCAGTCCGAGGGGGGTGTTGTCACCCAGGGAGGGGTCGTTGGTGACCAGGGCGGCGATGTTGGTGATGAGCGTGCTTGCGGTGCTCGCGGAGTGGGCGGGGCTGACGGTCGTCGCGTTGCTCATGGCGTCCTCGGTGGCCTGGTCGGCGGTGGGGGCGGGGTCGGGGGCGGGCCGTGGCAGCGGGCTGCCCGGGGTCATCCGTGCAGTGCGGCGACGGCGTCCGCGAGGGCTTTCGGCACCTGTGGCACCAGCGCGTGGACCCCGTCGCGCACCACGTGCCGACCTCCCACGACCGTGTGCGACACGTCTGCTGCCGACGCGGCGAATACGGCCGTCTCGGCCCCGAGCCGCGCAGGCGGCCCTGCCGTCCTGACCGAGTCGAGCCTGATGGTGGTGAAGTCGGCGAGCGCACCGGGCTCCAGGGTGCCCGCGCCGTCCCAGCCGAGGGCCGCGTGGCCGTCGGCCGAGGCCGCCCGCAGGAGGGCCGCCGCCGTCCAGTGACCGCGGGTGCGGGTGCGCAGGCGCTCGTCGAGCTCCATCGCGCGGGCCTCTTCGAGCAGGTCGATGACGGCATGGCTGTCGGAGCCGAGGGAGAGCGGTGAGCCCGCCCTCTGGAGGGCCACCGCGGGTCCGATGCCGTCGGCGAGGTCCCGCTCGGTCGTCGGGCACATGCAGGTGCCGGTGCCGCTGCCGCCGATCAGGGCGATGTCCTCGTCGGTGAGGTGGGTGTTGTGGACGCCGGTGGTGCGCGGCCCGAGGACCCCCCGTGCTCGGCGAGCAGCCGGGTCGGCGTGCAGCCGTGGGCCTCGCGGCAGGCGTCGTTCTCGGCGGTCTGCTCGGACAGGTGGACGTGGAGCGGGGCCCGCCGCTCCTCGGCCCAGCGCGCCACGGTCGCCAACTGGTCGGCGGGCACGGCCCGTACGGAGTGGATCGCCGCACCGATCCTCGCGTGATCCCGGTCCTTGAGAACTGCACAGCGTTCGGCCCAGGCGTCCGCGCTGCCGTCGGAGAAGCGGAGCTGGTGGGCGGTGGGCGGCTGTCCGAAGCCGGAGGAGAGATAGGCGGTGTCGAGGAGGGTGATGCGGACACCGGCGTCGGCGGCCGCCTCGATCAGGGCCTCGCCCATGGCGTTGGGGTCGGCGTAGCGGGTGCCGCCGGGGGCGTGGTGCAGGTAGTGGAACTCCCCGACCGCCGTGATGCCCGCCAGCGCCATCTCCGCGTACACGGCACGGGCGAGGTCGCGGTAGGTGTCCGGGGTGAGCCGGCCGGCGGTGGCGTACATGACCTCGCGCCAGGTCCAGAAGGTCCCGGAGCCGACCTGGACGGTGGAGCGCAGGGCCCGGTGGAAGGCGTGCGAGTGGGCGTTGGCCAGGCCCGGGAGGGTCAGTCCGCGCAGGATCTCGGCGCCGGGGGGCGGGGTGGCGGTGCCGGTGCGGACGGCGGTGACGCGGCCGTCCGCCCCCGCGGCGGAGCCGCTGGTCGACACCGTCAGTGCCACGCCCGGCTCGACATGGGTGCCGAGCCAGGCGTGCTCCAGCCAGTAGGTCTTGACTGTCACCGGCAGGCCAGTCCTTCCAGTACGTCGGCGAGCGCGAGGACTCCGGCCACGCAGTCGTCCTCGGCGGCGGACTCCGCCGGGGAGTGCGAGACGCCGGTGGGGTTGCGCACGAACAGCATGGCGGTCGGGATGTGCCCGGAGAGGATCCCGGCGTCGTGTCCGGCGCCGGTGCCCAGGACGGGCACCTTCAGCTCGGTGCGGGTGCCCAGGATGCGGGCGAGTTCGTCGCGCAGGGCGTGGTCGAACTCGACGACGGGCGTGAAGGACTCCCGGACCACGTCGAGATCGATACCGTGTGCCTGCGCGTACTCGCCGGCCGCCTTCTCGATGCCGCCGACCACCTGGTCGAGGCTTGCCTGGTCGGCGGCGCGGGAGTCGAGCCAGCCGCGCACCAGGGAGGGGATGGCGTTGACGCCGTTCGGCTCGACGGCGATCTTCCCGAAGGTGGCGACGGCACCGGCGAGTTCGGCCTCCCGGCGGGCCGCGAGCACGGTCTCGGCGTACGGCAGCATGGGGTCGCGCCGGTCCACGAGGCGGGTGGTGCCGGCGTGGTTGGCCTCGCCGCGGAAGTCGAAGCGCCAGCGGCCGTGCGGCCAGATGGCGCTCGCGATGCCGACCCGGTCGCCGGAGAGGTCCAGCGCCCGGCCCTGCTCGACGTGCAGTTCGACGAAGGCGCCGATGCGGGCGAGCCGCTCCGGGTCGGCGCCGATGCCCTCGGGGTCGTACCCCGCCGCCTCCATGGCCTGCGGCAGGCGGACCCCGTCCCCGTCGGTGAGCAGGTGCGCCTGCTCGACGGTGAGCTGTCCGGAGGTGAGCCGCGACCCGACGCAGGCCAGCCCGAAGCGGGCGCCTTCCTCGTCGCCGAAGTTGACGACGGCGAGGGGCTTGGTGAACTCCACCTGCCGGGCCCGCAGTTCGTCGAGCGCGGCGAAGGACGACACGACCCCGAGCGGCCCGTCGAAGGCCCCGCCGTCGGGCACGGAGTCCAGATGCGAGCCGGTGACGACGGCGTCCCCCGCGGCGGGGTCCCCGAGCCAGGCCCACTGGTTCCCGTTCCGGTCGAGCTCGTAGCTCATCCCCCGCGCCTCGGCCTGCTCGTGGAACCAGGCCCGGCATTCGGCGTCGGCACCGGTCCAGGCGAAGCGGCGGTAGCCGTGGGAGCCGGGGTGGCGGCCGATGGGGAGCAGCTCGCGCCACATGGTGTGGAACGAGCTGCCGTGGGACGTCTGCGTCACGCCGGGTCACCCTCGCGCATCGGGATCCGTACGCCCCGTTCGTCGGCGACCGACTCCGCGATGTCGTATCCGGCGTCCACGTGGCGGATGACGCCCATGCCGGGGTCGTTGGTGAGGACGCGCCGGACCTTCTCGCCGCCCAGCTTCGTGCCGTCGGCCACCGTCACCTGGCCGGCGTGGATGGACCGTCCCATGCCCACGCCTCCGCCGTGGTGGAGGGAGACCCACGATGCGCCCGAGGCCACGTTGACCATCGCGTTCAGCAGCGGCCAGTCGGCGATCGCGTCGGACCCGTCGAGCATGGCCTCGGTCTCGCGGTAGGGAGAGGCGACGGACCCGGCGTCCAGGTGGTCCCGCCCGATGGCCAGCGGTGCCGCCAGCTCCCCGCTCGCCACCATGTCGTTGAAGCGCTCGCCGGCCTTGTCGCGTTCGCCGTAGCCGAGCCAGCAGATGCGCGCGGGCAGGCCCTGGAAGTGGACCCGCTCCCCGGCCATCCTGATCCAGCGGGCGAGGGACTCGTTCTCGGGGAACAGGTCCAGGATCGCCTTGTCCGTCTTGGCGATGTCGGAGGCCTCACCGGACAGCGCGGCCCAGCGGAAGGGGCCCTTGCCCTCGCAGAACAGCGGCCGGATGTAGGCGGGCACGAAGCCGGGGAAGGCGAACGCCCTGTCGTAGCCGGCGAGTTGCGCCTCGCCCCGGATCGAGTTGCCGTAGTCGAAGACCTCGGCGCCGGCGTCCATGAAGCCGACCATGGCCTCGACGTGCCGGGCCATCGACTCACGTGCCCGGGTGGTGAAGCCGGCCGGGTCCTTGGCGGCCGCGTCGGCCATGTCCTCGAAGTCCACGCCCACCGGCAGATACGCCAGCGGGTCGTGCGCCGAGGTCTGGTCGGTGACGATGTCGATGGGCGCGCCCATGGCGAGGAGCTGCGGCACCAGCTCGGCGGCGTTGCCCAGGACGCCGACGGACAGCGGGCGGCGGGCGTCCCGGGCCTCGGTGGCGAGCTGGAGGGCGTGGTCGAGGGAGTCGGCCCTCACGTCCAGGTAGCGGTGCTCGATGCGGCGGTCGATGGCGCGCGGGTCGCAGTCGATGCAGATCGCGACGCCGTCGTTCATGGTGACCGCGAGGGGCTGGGCGCCGCCCATGCCGCCGAGGCCGGCGGTGAGGGTGATCGTCCCGGCGAGGGTGCCGCCGAACTTCTTCGCGGCGACCGCGGCGAACGTCTCGTAGGTGCCCTGGAGGATGCCCTGGGTGCCGATGTAGATCCAGGAACCGGCGGTCATCTGGCCGTACATGGTGAGGCCGAGGGCCTCCAGGCGGCGAAACTCCTCCCAGTTGGCCCAGTCGCCGACGAGGTTGGAGTTGGCGATCAGCACCCGCGGGGCCCACTCGTGGGTCTGCATGACGCCGACGGGGCGGCCGGACTGGACCAGCATGGTCTCGTCCTGCTTCAGCGTCCGCAGTGTCCGCACCATCGCGTCGAAGGAGCGCCAGTCACGGGCGGCCTTGCCGGTGCCGCCGTAGACGACGAGCTTGTCGGGGTGCTCGGCGACCTCGGGGTCCAGGTTGTTCTGCAGCATCCGCAGGGCGGCCTCCTGCTGCCATCCCAGGGCGCTCAGTTCCGTACCGCGCGGCGCTCGGACGGGGCGGGGTCCTGACATGGTCTGCCTCCTGGGGACTCTGCTCTGGAGTGTTGCCGTCGATATTCACATCCTGGCTTTCTGAATAGAACTAGTCAATACGTTCTCGCGTCAGCATCGGTAGGAGAGGGATGTTTCAGGACAGGGATTGACCGGTGGGACATCCGACGCGCGCGAAAGGCAGGACGGGGACGTGATGGACGAGTACGGCACCACCGGCGAGGGACGGGCCGCGCGCCGGGACGAGGCGGTGCGGGCGGCCGTGGAGCAGGGCCTGCTGGGGCCGGACTCCCCCATCGCCGGGCTGCTCGACGTCACCGGCGTCCGGGAGTCGGCGGCGGAGCTCCGCGCGGCCTTCGACGAGGTCACCGCGCCCGGCACGCCGGTGCTGCACGCGTTCGCGGTCAAGGCGACCCCGCTGGTGCCGGTGCTGCGACTGCTGCGCGAGGAGGGGATCGGCGCGGAGGTGGCGAGCCCGGGCGAGCTCGCGCTGGCGCGGGCGGCGGGCCTGTCTCCGGCCATGACGGTCCTGGACTCGCCCGCCAAGACCCCGGCCGAGCTCAGGGAGGCCCTGGCGCTGGGGATCGCCGTCAACGCGGACAACCCGCAGGAGCTGGACCGCCTGGACGGCCTCATGCGGTCGGCCGTGAGCCGCTCCCCGCTCGGCATCCGGATCAACCCGCAGGTCGGCGGGGGCACCATCGGGGCGACCTCCACGGCCACGGCGACCTCGAAGTTCGGGGTGGCGCTGCGGGACGAGGGAGCGCGCGAGTGGGTCGTGCGCGCCTACCTCGACCGGCCCTGGCTCTCCCGGCTGCACGCGCACACCGGCTCGCAGGGCATCCCGCTCTCCTTGATGACCGAGGGGATCGCGGAGACCTACGCGCTCGCCGAGGAGATCAACCGGCGCATCGGCCGGCCCCAGATCGACACGATCGACATCGGCGGCGGGCTGCCGGTGAACTTCGCCTCGGAGGCGACGACACCGACGTACCGCGCGTACGCGCGGGCGCTCAGGGAGGCGGTGCCGGGGCTCTTCGACGGGCGGTACGGGCTGGTCACCGAGTTCGGCCGGTCGCTGCTGGCCAAGCACGGCACGATCGTGGCGCGGGTGGAGTACGCCAAGAGTGCGGGCGGACGGCCGGTCGCGGTGACGCACGCGGGCGTGCAGGTGGCGACGCGGACGGTCTACGTACCGGGGTCGTGGCCGCTGCGGATCGCGGCGTACGACGGCAAGGGGCGGCCCAAGAGCGGGCCCGAGGTGGTGCAGGACGTGGCGGGACCGGCCTGTTTCGCCGGCGACCTGCTGGCCGAGGGGCGCGCGCTGCCGCTGCTGGACCAGGGGGACTACGCGGCGGCGCTGGACACGGGCGCGTACTACTTCGCGCACCACTACGCCTACAACTCGCTGGCCCGGCCGGGCATCTACGGCTTCGTCCCCGCCCCGGAGGGAGGCGTCCGCTTCGCAACCGTACGGGATCCCCAGACGCTCGCTTCGATCGTGGCCGAATCCGGAGGGGCGCACGCCGGTGCGCTCACCACCCTGCACGCACCCGGGAGCAGTTGACACACGCCGGTGAGCCCGCTGATCAATGGGCCCGTGAAGATGGCAAGTTGACCCACTCTAGCCACTTGGAGCATGTTCCACCGGAAAATGCCAGATCCCTCACCCCTCGCGCACACGTTGCGTAGTTTCGGCGTCACTCAGCCGAACCCCAGGCGGGAGGGGAGCCAGTGCAGGGAATCGACGAGTGCCTGCTGGAAGCCATGCGGCTGCCGGGCGCGCGGGGGGCCGCGCTGGTCGACTGGACGAGCGGGCTGGCCCTGGGTGCCGTAGGGGAATCCCCCGGCGGTGACCAGGAGGCGGCCGCCGCGGAGGCCGCCGAGCT
This genomic window contains:
- a CDS encoding diaminopimelate decarboxylase; amino-acid sequence: MDEYGTTGEGRAARRDEAVRAAVEQGLLGPDSPIAGLLDVTGVRESAAELRAAFDEVTAPGTPVLHAFAVKATPLVPVLRLLREEGIGAEVASPGELALARAAGLSPAMTVLDSPAKTPAELREALALGIAVNADNPQELDRLDGLMRSAVSRSPLGIRINPQVGGGTIGATSTATATSKFGVALRDEGAREWVVRAYLDRPWLSRLHAHTGSQGIPLSLMTEGIAETYALAEEINRRIGRPQIDTIDIGGGLPVNFASEATTPTYRAYARALREAVPGLFDGRYGLVTEFGRSLLAKHGTIVARVEYAKSAGGRPVAVTHAGVQVATRTVYVPGSWPLRIAAYDGKGRPKSGPEVVQDVAGPACFAGDLLAEGRALPLLDQGDYAAALDTGAYYFAHHYAYNSLARPGIYGFVPAPEGGVRFATVRDPQTLASIVAESGGAHAGALTTLHAPGSS